Sequence from the Nocardia cyriacigeorgica GUH-2 genome:
GCGGCAGTTTGGCGGTGCCGATGTCCATACCGCGGTACAGCTGCATCGCGTCGATATTGACGATTTCGCCGTCGAGGCGTTCGGCCAGGTCGAGCGCCAGATCGCTCTTCCCGGTGGCTGTCGGTCCGACGACGGCGATCGGGGTGCGCGAAGCGGTCACCGCTGCTCCGCTCCGCGGTCCGGGCACCACAGGCCGACCTGGTAGCCGACGCCGAACGGGGCGTCCTGATAGCGGGTATCGACCGTGGGCGCGGCCGGGTCGGCGCCGAACATCCCGGCCAGCACCTGGAAGGCGGCGCGGCCGTGCATGCCGACCTCGGCACACGCACCCGGATCCAAGGCGAGCAGGCCGTCGCGGTCGCCCGTCCGCAACGCGTTCTCCAGCGCGGCCTGCCGGTCCGCGGCCCGCGGATGGAAGTAGCCCGGAGCGGAGGTGGTCAGTGTGCTGGCGCCGTCGGCGACCACGAGAACGCCCTGCGGCTCGGGGTCGGCGTCGAGTTCGGCGCGCAGTTTCGCGCCCAGCTCGGCGCACTGTCCGGCGGGAGTATCGGCGTCGACGATCCAGGCCTGCGCCACCGCGTCCGGTGCGGCCTGCTCGCGCAACCAGGCCGCGATGAGCACCGGCAACGGCAGATCCGGGTCGGCGACGACGCCGTCGACCGCAGTGCCGGTGAGGCCGACGGCCAGATCGACACCGAAGCCGCGGAAGGTGCCGGCCGTCTCAGGTCCTGCCACCCGGTCGCCGGCGCCCACGCCGACCACCGTCCACCGCGAGGTCACCGCCGCCAGGTCGGCGACCGCGGCCAGCGCCGCCGCGCGCACCTCGGCGACCGCCGCGCCCGCACCGAGCCCACCGCAGAGCTCGGGAACCAGGATCGGCGGCGAGGGAACCAGGGCCGCAAGACAGAACACGCCGTCAACGGTAGTCGCCCGCCCCGGCGCCCCGACGCCCTGCCAGTCCGGCTGCGCCAGCGTGGGTTCGAGTGTCTGTGCCGAAAACCCGGCCACAATTGCTAGTGTTCGAGGTACTCCAACCCAGGTCATCGCGGGTCGGGGTCCGTGGCGCCACACCGCGGTGCATGCTCGATCGATGTGGTTTCCAGGGCTCGGACCGGGTTCAATGGGATGAGCTAGGGCGTAACCAGGCAGCCGTGACGCGCGGCAGGGACGAGGAGCAATGACCGACAGCAACGGAACCGCGAAACCCGGCCCCGGCACCACCCCGCGACCGTCCGGAATGCCGAAACCCGGCGGCTCTCCCCACCCCAAACCGCATGCCGTCAAACCGGCGCCCGGCGCCTCGCACGAGCACCCGCATCCGGTCATCGTCCCCACGGTGACCGATCCCAGCGAATGGGGCCGCGTCGACGAAGACGGCACCGCCTGGGTCAAGACCGCCGACGGTGAACGCGTCGTCGGGTCCTGGCAGGCCGGCGATGCCGCCGAGGGCCTGGCCCACTTCGGCCGCCGCTTCGACGATCTGGCCACCGAGGTCGCGCTGCTGGAGGCCCGGCTGGCCGCGGGCGCCGATGCCCGCAAGACCAAGGCCGCGGCCCTGGCCATCGCCGAATCGCTGCCGACCGCCGCCGTCATCGGCGACGTCGACGGTCTGGCCCGCCGGTTGCAGGCCATCGCCGAGCATTCCGAGGAAGCGGCCGCGCACGCCAAGGAGGAGAAGGAGCGTGCCCGGCACGAGCACACCGAGCGCAAGGAAGCGCTCGCCGCCGAGGCCGAGCGCATCGCCGCCGAATCCACCCAGTGGAAGGCCGCCGGCGACCGGCTGCGCGAGATCCTCGAGGAGTGGAAGTCCATTCGCGGGGTGGACCGCAAGGTCGACGACGCGCTCTGGAAGCGGTACTCGAAGGCCCGGGAGGCGTTCAACCGCCGCCGCGGCGCCCACTTCGCCGAACTCGACCGCGAACGCGCCGCCGCCAAGACCCGCAAGGAAGAGCTGTGCGTGCGGGCCGAGGAGCTGTCCGGGTCCACCGATTGGGCAGGCACCGCCGCGGTGTTCCGCGATCTGCTTGCCGAATGGAAGGCCGCGGGCCGGGCGCCACGCGAGGCCGACGAGGCACTGTGGCGCCGCTTCAAGAGCGCCCAGGACGTGTTCTTCGCCGCCCGCAACGCCGCCGCCTCCGAACGCGACGCGGAATTCGAGCAGAACGCCGCCGCCAAGGAGGAACTGCTCGCCGCCTACGCCCACATCGATCCCGCGCACAGCCTCGACAACGCCCGCGCCGCGCTGCGCGAACTCCAGGACAAGTGGGACGCCATCGGCAAGGTGCCGCGCGAGCGGATGCAGGAGCTGGAAGGCAAACTGCGCGCGATCGAGAAGCGGGTGCGCGACGCCGCTGACGCCCAGTGGCGGCGCACCGACCCCGAGGCCATGGCACGCGCCGCGCAGTTCCGGGAACGGGTCGCCCAGTTCGAGGAGCAGGCCGCCAAGGCCACCGCCGCCGGGAAGACCAGGGACGCGGAAAAGGCGCTCGAACAGGCCAAGCAGTGGCGCGAGTGGGCCGAGGCGGCCGAGGGAGCCGTCAGCAACCGCTGACCGACGAGAACAGATAAGGCGCACCCGAGCACAGAGCCGGGTGCGCCTTCTCGTGGGGCCGCTCGAAACTCAGGAGTCGTCGCCCTGCAACCGGCGCCGGTCCCGCTCCTCCTCGGCCGCGGCCGCGATGCGGCGCTGCTCCTCGGCGGCCAGCTGCAAGGCCGTGCGGCTCCACACCACGCGCACCCAGTGGAAGGTCAGCACCACCGCGGCGAGCGTGCCGATCACCAGGCCGATGCCGGGGCCTGCGCCGATGTAGTTGTTGAGGCCGGGGGTCTGGCGGTGCCAGATGGAGAACACGCCGAACGCGCTGGCGATCGCCGAACCGGCCACCGCGATCCAGGCCAGCACCCAGCGCCGGGTCATCAGCGCCAGCAGCGAGAACCCGATGCCGAACACCACGACGAACCAGACGAAGATGCGCGAGGGCAACCCGATGTGCTCGGTCGCGGCCACCTCCGAGCCCAGCAGCACGTCGAACCCGCGCGCCGCGCCCGCATGCGAGAGCACCAGCGACACCAGCAGGGCGAACACCGCGACGGCGACCACCATGGCCCGCACACCCGGATCGATCTCGCCGGCGATGCGGCGCTCGACGGCGTCGAGATCGTCGCGGAACTGTTCGAATTCGTCAGTCTGCTCGACCGAGCTCACGGAGTCCTCGTTTCCTTCGGCTGCGTCTTCGGGTTCGTTCGTTGCGGCGGCATCATCGCCGGCGGGCGGGCCGCTCTCCGGCCCGTTCCCGGCCTCGCGGGAGCGGTCCGCGTCTTCGGGATCGCGAGGGGTCTCGCTCATGTCCCGCATCCGGTGGCGCAGCCCGCGGCGGCGACCGGTTCGGGGGCGGGGGCGCCGATGCGGGGCAGGCCGAGGCCGACGCCGATGGGTTCGGTCTTCGGGGTGGTGCCGCGTTCGTGGGCATCGCCCGCGCGGGTGCGGCGGTGGGTGCGCAGCGGTGCGTCGGCGATCAGGTGGTGCGGGGCGGCGCCGGTGATGTCGACGGTGACGATGTCGCCCGGCCGGATCGTCTCGGCGGATTCGGGCCGGAAGTGCACCAGCCGACCATCGCGGGCCCGCCCGCTCATCCGCGCGGTCGCAGCGTTCTTCTTGCCCGCGCCTTCGGCGACCAGCAACTCCACTTCGGTGCCGATCAGTGCCCGGTTCGCGTCGAGCGAGATCTCCTCTTGCAGGGCGATCAGCCGGTCGTAGCGCTCCTGGACGACCTGCTTGGGCAGCTGGTCGGGCATATCCGCGGCGGGCGTGCCGGGCCGCTTGGAGTACTGGAAGGTGAACGCGCTGGTGAACCGCGCCCGCCGGACCACCTCGAGGGTCTGTTCGAAATCGTCCTCGGTCTCACCGGGGAAGCCGACGATGATGTCGGTGGTGATCGCCGCGTGCGGCATCGCGGCGCGCACCTTGTCGATGATGCCGAGGAAACGCGCCTGCCGGTAGGAGCGGCGCATCGCCTTGAGCACCCGGTCCGATCCCGATTGCAGCGGCATGTGCAGCTGCGGGCAGACGTTCGGGGTCTGCGCCATGGCCTCGATGACGTCGTCGGTGAACTCGGCCGGATGCGGCGAGGTGAACCGCACCCGCTCCAGGCCCTCGATGCCGCCGCAGGCGCGCAGCAGCTTGGCGAAGGCGCCGCGATCGCGCGGCTGCTCCGGGTCGGCGAAGGAGGCGCCGTAGGAGTTGACGTTCTGGCCGAGCAGCGTCACCTCGAGCACGCCTTGATCGACCAGCGCCTGCACCTCGGCGAGCACATCGCCGGGACGGCGGTCGACCTCTTTGCCGCGCAGCGAGGGCACGATGCAGAAGGTGCAGGTGTTGTTGCAGCCCACCGAAATCGACACCCAGCCGGCGTAGGCGGATTCCCGCTTGGCCGGCAGCGTCGACGGGAACGCCTCGAGCGACTCCAGGATCTCCACCTGGGCCTCGTCGTTGTGCCGCGCGCGTTCCAGCAACACCGGCAGCGAGCCGATGTTGTGTGTGCCGAACACCACATCCACCCACGGCGCCTTACGCACCACGGTGTCGCGGTCCTTCTGCGCCAGGCAGCCACCGACGGCGATCTGCATGCCCGGCCGCCCGGCCTTGATCGGCGCCAGATGGCCGAGGGTGCCGTAGAGCTTGTTGTCGGCGTTCTCGCGCACCGCGCAGGTGTTGAACACCACCAGGTCGGCCGTCTCGCCCGCGGCCGCCTTCACATAACCCGCATCCTCGAGCAGGCCGGACAAGCGCTCGGAATCGTGCACGTTCATCTGGCAGCCGAAGGTGCGGACCTCGTAACTGCGTGCGTCCGTCCGCTCCGGGACCAGGGCGGGATGCGCAACTGCCTGTCCGATCGAATCCACCCGTCCAGGGTACGGGCTGGGTCGTGGCGGGCTCGCGGCGCATCGGCCCCCGCACCGGCATCGTGCCGCAGGTCACCGGCCGCGCGCGCCCGGTCGCCGCCTCGGCCCGGTCCGGGATTCGCGGGGACGCCGGAGACGGCAGCGCCCGGCTGACGGCCAGGTTACGGCGACATGTCGATTCGGCGTGGCGACTCGGTGTGTCACGGAAAGCCGGGCAAATCCCGGATTTCCGCTTAAGGTCATGGACCATGACCGACGCCACCGACGCGCCCGGAACGACCGGGGCCGCCGACAGCGGGGACGCCACCGCGCCGCCGATGATCTCGATGCGCAACGTCAACAAGCACTTCGGTGCTCT
This genomic interval carries:
- the miaB gene encoding tRNA (N6-isopentenyl adenosine(37)-C2)-methylthiotransferase MiaB — protein: MDSIGQAVAHPALVPERTDARSYEVRTFGCQMNVHDSERLSGLLEDAGYVKAAAGETADLVVFNTCAVRENADNKLYGTLGHLAPIKAGRPGMQIAVGGCLAQKDRDTVVRKAPWVDVVFGTHNIGSLPVLLERARHNDEAQVEILESLEAFPSTLPAKRESAYAGWVSISVGCNNTCTFCIVPSLRGKEVDRRPGDVLAEVQALVDQGVLEVTLLGQNVNSYGASFADPEQPRDRGAFAKLLRACGGIEGLERVRFTSPHPAEFTDDVIEAMAQTPNVCPQLHMPLQSGSDRVLKAMRRSYRQARFLGIIDKVRAAMPHAAITTDIIVGFPGETEDDFEQTLEVVRRARFTSAFTFQYSKRPGTPAADMPDQLPKQVVQERYDRLIALQEEISLDANRALIGTEVELLVAEGAGKKNAATARMSGRARDGRLVHFRPESAETIRPGDIVTVDITGAAPHHLIADAPLRTHRRTRAGDAHERGTTPKTEPIGVGLGLPRIGAPAPEPVAAAGCATGCGT
- a CDS encoding DUF349 domain-containing protein, with protein sequence MTDSNGTAKPGPGTTPRPSGMPKPGGSPHPKPHAVKPAPGASHEHPHPVIVPTVTDPSEWGRVDEDGTAWVKTADGERVVGSWQAGDAAEGLAHFGRRFDDLATEVALLEARLAAGADARKTKAAALAIAESLPTAAVIGDVDGLARRLQAIAEHSEEAAAHAKEEKERARHEHTERKEALAAEAERIAAESTQWKAAGDRLREILEEWKSIRGVDRKVDDALWKRYSKAREAFNRRRGAHFAELDRERAAAKTRKEELCVRAEELSGSTDWAGTAAVFRDLLAEWKAAGRAPREADEALWRRFKSAQDVFFAARNAAASERDAEFEQNAAAKEELLAAYAHIDPAHSLDNARAALRELQDKWDAIGKVPRERMQELEGKLRAIEKRVRDAADAQWRRTDPEAMARAAQFRERVAQFEEQAAKATAAGKTRDAEKALEQAKQWREWAEAAEGAVSNR